In Lachnospiraceae bacterium, one DNA window encodes the following:
- a CDS encoding NAD-dependent protein deacetylase, whose translation MNFYDDLVMQTQMNYSRHYPIYASGSTPYQLTDKKPLPYSEQIHRLVQEVKEADCVVVGGASGLSAAGGGDFYYEDNDSYRKYFRPFAEKYHFKGAFAGMMHPWKTREEYWGYLATFLHTTQTAPVRHSYLDLDALLKGKDFFILTTNQDTQFVKLYPEEKVAEIQGDHRFFQCAACCTDDTWDAVKPVADMVAAMGDGTKIPTDLIPRCPHCGGEAFPWVRGYGNFLQGKKYEEQYEKISRYVLEHKDSKILFLELGVGRMTPMFIQEPFWNLTLRFPHARYIAINDKYDFLPKQLADKGMTIVADIAQVLRDARDTMGSGDNDQ comes from the coding sequence ATGAACTTCTATGATGATTTGGTCATGCAGACCCAGATGAATTACTCCAGGCACTATCCTATCTATGCTTCCGGCAGTACGCCTTATCAGCTGACTGACAAAAAGCCGCTGCCGTATAGCGAACAGATCCATCGTTTGGTACAGGAGGTAAAGGAAGCTGATTGTGTGGTAGTGGGAGGGGCCTCCGGCCTGTCTGCTGCCGGTGGCGGAGATTTTTACTACGAGGACAACGACTCCTACCGCAAATACTTCCGACCTTTTGCCGAGAAATACCACTTCAAAGGTGCTTTTGCAGGGATGATGCACCCCTGGAAGACAAGGGAAGAGTATTGGGGGTATCTCGCCACCTTCCTTCACACCACCCAGACCGCACCTGTGCGTCATTCCTATTTGGATTTAGACGCTTTGCTGAAAGGCAAGGACTTCTTCATCCTCACCACTAATCAGGATACCCAGTTTGTCAAACTCTACCCGGAGGAGAAGGTGGCGGAGATCCAGGGGGATCACCGCTTCTTCCAGTGTGCCGCCTGTTGTACCGATGACACCTGGGATGCGGTAAAGCCGGTGGCTGATATGGTAGCCGCTATGGGGGATGGCACGAAGATTCCTACGGATCTCATTCCCCGGTGCCCCCACTGCGGCGGTGAGGCATTCCCCTGGGTGCGAGGATATGGGAATTTCCTGCAAGGAAAGAAATACGAAGAACAGTACGAAAAAATTTCTCGCTACGTACTGGAACACAAAGACAGCAAAATTCTGTTCCTGGAGCTGGGCGTTGGCCGAATGACTCCCATGTTTATCCAAGAGCCTTTCTGGAACCTGACCCTCAGATTTCCCCATGCTCGATATATTGCTATCAACGATAAGTATGACTTCCTGCCCAAGCAGTTGGCGGACAAGGGCATGACCATTGTGGCCGACATTGCTCAAGTGTTACGGGATGCACGGGACACCATGGGCAGCGGAGATAACGATCAATGA
- a CDS encoding NAD-dependent protein deacetylase, SIR2 family: protein MRVGNQTVLQELAERIDQADAVVIGGGSGLSSAAGYDHYHWSPALSEALAPFREQYGFTSPLAGFYHCFSSYGEQWGYYSQYIRFMWEAPTGQPYLDLQALIADKPAFVLTTNVDQQFFRVFPQKQICAFQGDFSYCQCSQPCRDDIGENCELVKELTGCLVGVRLPEEAVPRCPDCGRVLVPWVRDDTFLEGTFWQDSLHRYHRFLRHWIMDQSDKKVLLLELGVGEMTPSIIKLPFWELTAKNENVFYACLNREAAHRPEHLRGRSLYLQGDLAETLAALRQERSIAATIK, encoded by the coding sequence ATGAGGGTTGGAAACCAAACGGTGCTTCAGGAACTTGCCGAGCGTATTGATCAAGCAGATGCCGTTGTGATCGGAGGCGGCTCCGGCCTGTCAAGCGCGGCTGGATACGACCACTACCATTGGTCCCCGGCACTTTCGGAGGCATTGGCTCCCTTTCGCGAACAGTATGGCTTTACCTCTCCGCTGGCTGGATTCTACCATTGCTTTTCCAGCTATGGGGAACAGTGGGGGTATTACAGTCAATATATCCGCTTCATGTGGGAAGCCCCTACTGGGCAGCCCTATCTGGACCTGCAGGCGCTTATTGCGGACAAACCTGCTTTTGTTCTGACTACCAATGTGGATCAGCAGTTTTTTCGAGTATTTCCCCAGAAACAAATTTGCGCCTTTCAGGGAGACTTTAGCTACTGCCAATGCAGTCAGCCCTGCCGGGATGATATTGGGGAAAACTGCGAACTGGTGAAGGAACTGACTGGTTGCTTGGTAGGTGTTCGCCTGCCGGAGGAGGCTGTTCCCCGTTGCCCGGATTGCGGGCGAGTGCTGGTGCCCTGGGTACGAGATGATACCTTTCTGGAGGGAACCTTCTGGCAGGATAGTCTGCATCGCTACCATAGATTCCTGCGGCACTGGATAATGGATCAGTCCGACAAAAAAGTCCTGCTGTTGGAACTTGGCGTGGGTGAGATGACACCCAGTATCATCAAATTGCCCTTCTGGGAACTTACTGCCAAAAACGAAAACGTCTTTTATGCATGCCTTAATCGAGAGGCAGCTCATAGGCCAGAGCATCTGAGGGGACGCAGCCTGTATCTGCAAGGAGATTTGGCGGAAACTCTAGCTGCCCTCCGGCAGGAGCGATCCATCGCAGCAACCATAAAATAG
- a CDS encoding NAD-dependent protein deacetylase, SIR2 family yields the protein MIDWNPIAEKFREADAILIGASNGLSITEGLRLFADNAAFDELFGDFKQKYGLRCILQGMMAGWPSEEEKWAFWARLIHHYCGQYQPTPVMNDLKAIVGEKDYFVVTSNGEGHFELCGFDPTKIYEIEGNWFTMQCARPCHDTFYSSLEVAEKLSAAEQGGHVPTELVPRCPKCGGPMDIHMGAGQRMIPDTAAQARFQNFLKIYHGKKLVVLELGIGWRNQLIKAPMMRLVASEPNATYVTINLGEIYIADNIKEKSFGLDGRLDELLPALREACEA from the coding sequence ATGATTGATTGGAACCCTATTGCGGAAAAATTCAGAGAAGCGGATGCTATCCTGATCGGGGCCAGTAACGGCCTATCCATCACCGAAGGACTGCGTTTGTTTGCGGACAATGCAGCCTTTGATGAATTGTTTGGGGATTTCAAACAAAAATACGGCTTACGTTGTATTTTGCAGGGCATGATGGCCGGATGGCCCAGCGAGGAGGAAAAGTGGGCCTTCTGGGCCCGTCTCATCCATCATTACTGCGGGCAGTATCAGCCTACGCCGGTGATGAACGATTTGAAGGCCATTGTGGGAGAAAAAGATTACTTTGTCGTCACATCAAACGGAGAAGGTCACTTTGAACTGTGCGGCTTCGATCCGACGAAAATCTATGAGATTGAGGGCAACTGGTTTACGATGCAGTGTGCCCGCCCCTGCCACGACACCTTCTATTCAAGTTTAGAGGTGGCCGAAAAATTATCGGCTGCTGAACAGGGCGGCCATGTGCCTACAGAGTTGGTGCCGCGTTGTCCCAAGTGCGGAGGTCCCATGGACATCCACATGGGCGCAGGTCAGAGAATGATTCCGGATACCGCTGCCCAGGCACGGTTCCAAAACTTTCTGAAAATCTACCACGGGAAGAAACTGGTAGTTCTGGAGCTGGGCATTGGCTGGCGCAATCAGCTGATCAAGGCTCCGATGATGCGCCTGGTGGCCAGCGAGCCAAACGCCACTTATGTGACCATCAATCTGGGGGAAATCTACATTGCGGACAATATCAAAGAGAAGTCCTTCGGACTGGACGGGCGGCTGGATGAGCTGCTGCCTGCTCTCCGTGAGGCGTGCGAGGCATGA
- a CDS encoding TIGR04076 family protein, translating to MTIQMHKKVKITVLRTEYYQELAEQYAIPNLGKCPFHQKGQVLYSDGIHPPDGMCGVAWQVIAPMACQLSSGELVQPSGTWLNDDTIGVFACPDGIRPVIFLLEAE from the coding sequence ATGACTATACAAATGCATAAGAAAGTTAAAATCACCGTGCTGCGGACGGAATATTATCAAGAACTGGCAGAACAGTATGCAATTCCTAATTTGGGGAAGTGTCCTTTTCATCAGAAAGGTCAAGTGCTATACAGCGATGGCATCCATCCGCCGGATGGAATGTGTGGCGTTGCTTGGCAGGTGATTGCTCCCATGGCATGTCAGCTATCTTCGGGGGAATTAGTTCAGCCATCTGGTACTTGGCTGAATGATGATACGATTGGCGTGTTCGCTTGTCCAGACGGAATTCGGCCGGTCATTTTTCTCTTAGAGGCAGAGTAA
- a CDS encoding MBL fold metallo-hydrolase, translated as MQIRQIRNATIKIHYGGKIFLVDPWLAPKDGFGCFARLPESIPFKTPDSQKTFISMPICPLPTTVDEILADVDYYIVTHIHPDHIDMEMDGTVGNMLNKETPVLVQNNEDAQVFVRSRFKDVRILPKSGLSIGEITVTNVPARHGVTIPCGSAMGFMMEGEEKTLYLAGDTVWYEQVEENLRRFQPDVIILNACAAELVDFGRLIMDAEDVAQVITHAPEADIIISHMDNVAHASLSRTSLSEQLESQNLLSRVKIPADGETLSF; from the coding sequence ATGCAAATTCGACAGATACGAAATGCAACCATTAAAATTCACTATGGGGGGAAGATTTTTTTAGTCGATCCGTGGCTCGCCCCCAAGGACGGTTTTGGTTGCTTTGCCAGACTTCCCGAATCCATTCCCTTTAAAACGCCGGATTCTCAGAAAACATTCATTTCCATGCCCATTTGTCCGCTTCCCACAACGGTTGATGAAATTCTTGCAGATGTGGACTATTATATTGTTACTCATATCCATCCGGATCATATTGATATGGAGATGGACGGAACAGTTGGGAATATGTTAAACAAGGAAACACCCGTGCTGGTACAGAACAACGAAGATGCGCAGGTTTTTGTTCGGTCGAGATTTAAAGATGTAAGAATCTTGCCGAAGTCTGGTCTTTCGATTGGAGAAATAACCGTGACAAATGTACCGGCACGACATGGCGTGACGATTCCCTGTGGTTCTGCCATGGGGTTTATGATGGAAGGAGAGGAAAAAACACTTTATCTTGCCGGTGATACCGTTTGGTATGAACAGGTAGAGGAAAACTTGAGACGGTTTCAGCCTGATGTTATCATACTAAATGCTTGTGCTGCGGAGCTTGTTGATTTTGGCAGACTGATTATGGATGCTGAAGATGTGGCACAAGTAATCACACACGCTCCAGAAGCCGATATTATTATCAGTCATATGGATAATGTGGCACATGCTTCTCTTTCTCGCACTTCTTTAAGTGAGCAGTTGGAATCACAGAATCTTCTCTCTCGAGTGAAGATCCCTGCCGACGGTGAAACTTTGTCGTTTTAA
- a CDS encoding helix-turn-helix transcriptional regulator gives MTYEEFKEKVDSVILTGEGNCPVTPVVQMLQGKWKLQILYELCIKCPMRFGELKKMLKPITNTALTNALKELEADDLIQRIQYNEMPLRVEYFLTEKGRDLLPVFYAISQWGMKYIP, from the coding sequence ATGACTTATGAAGAATTCAAAGAAAAGGTTGACAGTGTCATTCTAACTGGCGAGGGAAACTGCCCGGTCACGCCGGTGGTTCAAATGCTGCAGGGCAAATGGAAGCTCCAAATTCTCTATGAACTATGCATCAAGTGTCCCATGCGGTTTGGGGAACTGAAAAAGATGCTAAAGCCAATTACAAATACGGCGCTGACAAATGCCCTCAAAGAGTTGGAAGCCGATGATTTAATACAACGAATCCAGTACAATGAGATGCCCTTGCGGGTGGAATATTTCCTTACTGAGAAAGGTCGTGACCTGCTGCCGGTCTTTTACGCCATTTCCCAATGGGGAATGAAATATATACCATGA
- a CDS encoding flavin reductase family protein, which produces MKELNIMEATVLTSPNPLTLICSKKEDGSTNLAPICFVSYLSFNPPMVGFATGKQSHTGKRVRETGKVIVTVPGESLAGTVMACGASTGAETDKVAANNIEMMAVEGSDIQIPADTRLAMVATLQQSVEVGDHILHICQVDKFLGDEKKKGLYAWNGFGKVAPAAEG; this is translated from the coding sequence ATGAAAGAACTGAACATTATGGAGGCTACTGTTCTGACCTCCCCCAATCCGCTGACACTGATCTGCTCTAAAAAGGAGGATGGTTCTACGAACCTGGCTCCCATTTGCTTTGTGTCTTACCTCTCCTTCAATCCGCCTATGGTGGGCTTCGCCACTGGCAAACAGTCCCACACCGGCAAGCGTGTGCGTGAGACCGGCAAAGTCATCGTCACTGTTCCCGGTGAGAGTCTGGCTGGCACAGTAATGGCCTGCGGAGCGTCTACCGGTGCCGAGACCGACAAGGTGGCCGCCAACAACATCGAGATGATGGCTGTGGAGGGCAGCGACATCCAGATTCCGGCGGACACCCGGCTGGCGATGGTGGCTACCTTGCAGCAGTCGGTGGAGGTGGGCGACCATATCCTGCACATCTGTCAGGTGGACAAGTTCCTGGGCGATGAGAAGAAGAAGGGGCTGTATGCCTGGAACGGCTTCGGGAAAGTTGCACCTGCGGCAGAAGGCTGA
- a CDS encoding radical SAM mobile pair protein A yields MAVCIKDCIQNMNLVIGCTIGCSYCYARNNVRRFHMTDDFEKPEFFPNKLRLMEKKRPQTFLLTGMSDFSHWKTEWREQVFAKMTENPQHQYLFLTKRPEDIVFSTTLENAWFGVSVTSSKEKNRIRTLREHIHGGHYHVTFEPMFDEVGMVDLTGIEWIVIGTETGHRKGKAVSKPEWVWNLTHQAHALGIPVFMKEDLLPIMGEAQMVQEFPPAFYRVLEEQKTWRK; encoded by the coding sequence GTGGCTGTTTGTATTAAAGACTGTATTCAAAACATGAATCTGGTGATCGGCTGTACGATCGGTTGCAGCTACTGCTACGCCAGAAATAATGTCCGCCGGTTTCACATGACCGACGACTTTGAAAAGCCAGAGTTTTTTCCAAATAAGCTGCGGCTGATGGAGAAAAAGCGCCCACAGACTTTTCTGCTCACCGGCATGAGCGATTTTTCCCACTGGAAGACAGAGTGGCGGGAACAGGTATTTGCCAAGATGACTGAGAATCCGCAGCACCAATATCTGTTTTTGACCAAGCGACCGGAGGATATTGTGTTTTCCACGACCCTGGAGAATGCTTGGTTTGGTGTATCTGTTACCTCCAGCAAAGAAAAAAACCGTATCCGGACTTTGCGGGAGCATATCCATGGCGGACACTATCATGTGACCTTTGAACCTATGTTTGATGAGGTTGGCATGGTAGACCTTACCGGAATTGAGTGGATCGTCATTGGGACTGAGACCGGACATAGGAAGGGCAAAGCCGTATCGAAACCGGAATGGGTGTGGAACCTGACACATCAGGCCCATGCGCTTGGCATCCCTGTATTTATGAAGGAAGATCTGCTTCCTATCATGGGAGAGGCACAGATGGTACAAGAATTTCCCCCGGCTTTTTACCGGGTATTGGAGGAACAGAAGACATGGCGGAAGTAA
- a CDS encoding radical SAM mobile pair protein B: protein MAEVKESSILIQDVETKNIMTKSALPVGGYSVNPYVGCTHGCKYCYASFMKRFTGHTEPWGTFLDVKHWPAIKNPQKYKGQRVVIGSVTDGYLPQEAQFQNTRKLLEQLRGSEAEILICTKSDLVIRDIDLLKKLGKVTVSWSINTLDEGFKNDMDDAVSIKRRLDAMKQIYDAGIRTVCFIAPVFPDVTDFEAIFHQVRNQCDLIWLENLNLRGGFKKDIMDYICKKYPDLVPLYDAIYNKGDRSYFRGLEDQAERLAQENSCPFVDNELPYGRAEPGHPVIVDYFYHEEVRGSENTGRRNTKK, encoded by the coding sequence ATGGCGGAAGTAAAAGAGAGCAGCATTCTGATTCAGGATGTAGAAACCAAAAATATTATGACAAAATCCGCCCTGCCGGTGGGAGGCTATTCCGTCAATCCTTATGTGGGATGTACCCATGGCTGCAAATACTGCTACGCCTCGTTTATGAAGCGATTTACCGGGCACACCGAACCGTGGGGGACATTCCTGGATGTGAAACATTGGCCAGCAATCAAAAATCCGCAAAAATACAAAGGGCAGCGCGTAGTCATCGGTTCAGTGACCGATGGCTATCTGCCCCAGGAGGCTCAGTTTCAGAACACCCGTAAGCTTCTTGAACAGCTCCGGGGCAGTGAGGCAGAAATTCTCATCTGTACCAAGTCAGACTTGGTAATCCGTGACATTGACCTTCTGAAAAAATTGGGAAAGGTCACGGTTTCTTGGTCGATCAATACATTGGACGAAGGCTTTAAAAATGATATGGACGATGCCGTCAGCATCAAGCGGCGGCTGGATGCCATGAAGCAGATCTATGATGCGGGCATTCGCACCGTCTGCTTTATTGCCCCTGTCTTTCCGGATGTCACGGATTTTGAGGCTATCTTCCATCAGGTCAGAAATCAATGCGACCTGATATGGTTAGAAAATCTAAACCTGCGAGGCGGATTCAAAAAAGACATCATGGACTATATTTGTAAAAAATATCCTGACTTGGTTCCGCTGTACGATGCTATCTACAATAAGGGAGACAGAAGCTACTTCCGTGGTTTGGAGGATCAAGCGGAACGGCTGGCACAAGAAAACAGCTGTCCCTTCGTGGACAACGAGCTGCCCTACGGACGAGCAGAGCCTGGGCACCCGGTCATTGTGGATTACTTTTACCATGAGGAAGTTCGTGGCTCGGAAAACACCGGGCGACGCAACACCAAAAAATAA
- a CDS encoding ferrous iron transport protein A codes for MLLKDAKIGRAYTVKSIHLPFQLERRLETLGMTRQTAISVLNRKGKGILIIKLRGTRFALGYNITKNITVEEGDVHE; via the coding sequence ATGCTTTTGAAGGATGCGAAGATTGGACGGGCTTATACCGTAAAGTCCATTCATCTTCCCTTTCAGCTTGAGCGGCGTTTGGAGACTTTGGGCATGACCCGTCAGACCGCCATCTCTGTGCTGAACCGAAAAGGAAAGGGAATTTTGATTATTAAACTGCGGGGCACCCGGTTTGCCTTGGGGTATAACATTACCAAAAATATTACAGTGGAAGAAGGTGACGTGCATGAGTGA